A segment of the candidate division WOR-3 bacterium genome:
CCGACATGGATCATCATTTTTCTGCAGATGGACCGCTCGATATGCAATGTGTTTCTCGTAGATATGTTTAGCTCGTTCCTGAATATCAAGAAATTCTTGCGTTTTCGACAGCTTGATACGGTAGCTGTACACTTTTACAAACATTATGATGCCCCGCTGCTTTCTCTCTCTGCCAATGCTCGCAAATTTCTCTTGAGCAAGGGATAGCTGTCGAGCATGCTGACCTTCTGCAATTTTTCGCGGGTTTGTGCCGGAAGATTATCTTGCGAAACACCTTTCAATATCATATTGGTTTCCTCACCGGAAAATTCTGCGCCGGGCATTAGCCAGCTTACGTGCTCTTTGTTTGCCGGGCAAACGTCCTGGCAGATCATACAGCCAATAAGACAATTGTGCCACGCCGGGTCTATCCACTTCGGGAATTCTTCAACTCCTTCGTTGAAGAAAGTCAGGCACTTTCCTGCATCTATCAGGAATCTGTCTTTACCGATCGCACTGGTTGGACATTTGGTCACGCATGCGGTACACTTTCTGCACTGCTCCATAGCGACTGATTCTTGCCAGGAATCTACATCGCACGGCATGTCTGAAAAATACGCCTTCAATCTATAATAACTTCCCCAACCGTCTATGTACGTGATGTTGTTTCTGCCATACCGGGCAAGACCGCTGCGGACGGCAATCATTTTCGTGGGCAGCAGCGCGTCACATACTTTGTATTTATGGTCATTCAAGTATGCTGAAATGACTCCCAGAACCGTCGCATCGGTATCATATACATACGTGGGTGGAATGATGCCGTAGAATTTACGTCCTTTATACTGGAATTCCATGCTTATTTTGGGTTGCTGTGCCGCGGTGATGATGATCGACCTTGCCTTCGGCAGTTTTCCAGGTGGTTCGAAATCCCAATTGAGTCCATATCTCCGTACTATTTCATCATAAAAATCCCTGTCTAAATCACCATCATCAAGTAGTCGGCCGTATTCGCTCTGCAGCTCAGGTAAATGATCAGTCGAAATAACAGAATTCTTAAACCCGGCTTGATGGAGTTGCTGTTTCAATTCAAGAGTTCTCATATCTGATTTCATGTAAAAAATCTAGTTCAGCAGAAAACACATTCAAACCTCTTGAGCCTTTTCGACCTTTGCCCACGTATCACGAAGCGAGACCGTGCGGTTGAAGATTAGCGAGCTGCTTGTCGAATCGGGATCAATACAGAAATACCCAAGGCGCTCAAACTGGTATGTATCGCCAGCACATGCTGTGGTTAAGCTCGGCTCCAGTTTGCAGCCGGTCAATACCTCGAGCGAATTGGCATTTAGATTGGCGCGAAAATCTTCGTTCTCACTATCAACCTCATCCGGAGCAGGTTTGGTGAACAAACGATCATACAATCTAACTTCTGCGTTGATGGCATGGGGAACAGAAACCCAGTGCAAGGTCGCTTTCACCTTTCTGCCGTCCGGCGAATCGCCGCCACGGGTTGCTGGGTCGTAAGTGCAGTGGAGTTCGACGACCTTGCCATCTTTGTCCTTCTTTACATCAATGCACTTTATGAAATAGGCATACCGCAATCTCACTTCTCGCCCAGGTGCCAGCCGGTAATACTTGGGCGGTGGTTCTTCCCGGAAGTCATCCTGCTCAATATACAGGACACGGGAAAACGGTACTTTGCGCGTCCCCATGTTCTCATCTTCCGGATTGTTCACCGCATCCAACTCTTCTGTTTTATTTTCAGGATAGTTGTCGATCACGACCTTTAACGGACGCAGGACTCCCATTACCCGTGTTGTATTCTTATTCATATATTCACGCACAAAGTGCTCGAGCTTTGCGATATCGATGACGCTCTCCGCCTTCGCAACGCCAATGCCTTCACAGAAATCACGGATTGACTCGGGTGGATAACCACGCCTGCGCATGCCGGCGAGCGTGGGCATACGTGGGTCATCCCACCCACTGACAGATCCTTCTTCTACCAATTTCCGTAACTTGCGCGTGCTCGTGACAGTATAACTAAGATTAAGACGGGAGAATTCTATCTGTTGCGGGTGGTGGACTCCCAGATTCTCAAGGAACCAATCATATAGCGGACGGTGGTCCTCAAACTCCAACGAGCAGAGCGAGTGAGTGATCCCTTCGATCGAATCCGACTGACCGTGAGCCCAATCATATGTCGGATAGATGCACCAGTCATCGCCAGTCCGGTGGTGGGTGGCACGAAGTATTCGGTACATGACGGGATCGCGCATGTTCATATTACCCGCTGACATGTCTATCTTCGCGCGCAACACCTTGCTGCCGTCAGGGAATTCCCCCACGCGCATTTTTCTGAACAATTCGAGATTTTCTTCGACCGCGCGATTGCGAAACGGACTATCCTTGCCGGGTGCAGTAAGAGTGCCGCGGAATTCGCGTATCTGTTCGGCGCTCAAGTCATCGACGTAAGCCTTGCCCTTCTCTATCAAATCGACGGCCCAGTCATACAATTGTCCATAGTAGTCGGATGCGTAGTATTCCCGGTTCCCCCAATCAAAACCTAACCATCGAATGTCTTCCTTTGTCGAATCAATATACTGCTGTTCCTCCCGCGTCGGATTCGTATCATCAAACCTGAGATTGCATAGTCCCTTGTATTTCGAAGCGATGCCGAAATCTATGCAGATCGCCTTGGCATGACCGATGTGTAGATACCCGTTAGGTTCTGGCGGAAACCTTGTGTGCACGCGGCCGCCGTATTTGTTAGTGCGCAGATCTTCTTCAACTATCTCCTCGATAAAATTTGCTGGCTTACGCTCGTGCCTTTGTTGTATCATCGTATCCCCCCGTCAAGAAAGGTGAATCGCAATTCTACACACATCATCGCCTTTCAACACGCTCTCCAACAACTCGACCATCACCGGGCGCTGTAGTATTTCTTCCCAAATACCTTTGTAGTATCCGGCACCGCAATAGCAGTACGTGGGTGATATATTCAGATCAGTCCTCAGCGCATCACGAATTCTCGGGCAATGACAGTAGATGGCTCTTTTCTTCACTGCATCCGTCTCCTCCAGATATTCCATTATATAGGTGCTCTTGGGAATCTTTGTGGCAATAATCTTATTTCCAGCCCTGCGTCCTGCCAAGCCCCATCCCCTCTCCACTATATCTGTGATCATATCAGCGTTTAGATCCAAGCCGTTCCTTAGAAAAGACACGAATTTCTCTTGAAGCATATCAAGCACAAGGTCGATATCTCCTGTTTCTTCATACCGCTTTCTTATACCCTGCAGATCAGCCTTCGGGAACTGACAGGAACATGCGGTCATTATCTCAACGCGCTTTTCAGCATCAACGAGTTCGTCCAGTCTGTCCATTGCTCTTTTTGACCAGTCGGCGACCTTCTTCCTTTCCGTGATGTCGGATAGAACCTCGCTTCCCGCCATAATCTTCTCTCTGATTTCGACGCTTGTCGCGCGCTCTATGCACGTAGAAAACTTACCGAGCCAGGTCTTCTCAAAATCCTCTGTCATTATTCTGCACTCGACGCGAGCTATGTCCTACCAATATTTCTAATACTACTTCTTGAATTCAAAACGTGCTTTGAAGTGACGCAAAGGCAATTCTCGCCCATATGTTACGTGCACACCAGGAATTTCCTCCCTGTGCGCGTGCAGCACTCTCATTGCCTCAGCCACTGAATCTAAATCTTGTTTTTCATACCTTAATCTTGGTACCGCAAAGCGGACAAAATTGACTTCCGGAAATACCTCGACTTTTTTTACTCTGTCGAACTGCCCAAAAGTGAAATATCCTAGTTCACACGCTCTGTGACCGTATGCAGCCAGCAAAATGGCACACAGGGCAACGCCTCCGAAATCATCTGGCTTCATCTTCGTGCCCTCAAAGAATTTGTCGACATCGACGTATACAGCGTGACCGCCCAC
Coding sequences within it:
- a CDS encoding FeS-binding protein, translated to MKSDMRTLELKQQLHQAGFKNSVISTDHLPELQSEYGRLLDDGDLDRDFYDEIVRRYGLNWDFEPPGKLPKARSIIITAAQQPKISMEFQYKGRKFYGIIPPTYVYDTDATVLGVISAYLNDHKYKVCDALLPTKMIAVRSGLARYGRNNITYIDGWGSYYRLKAYFSDMPCDVDSWQESVAMEQCRKCTACVTKCPTSAIGKDRFLIDAGKCLTFFNEGVEEFPKWIDPAWHNCLIGCMICQDVCPANKEHVSWLMPGAEFSGEETNMILKGVSQDNLPAQTREKLQKVSMLDSYPLLKRNLRALAERESSGAS
- a CDS encoding glutamine--tRNA ligase/YqeY domain fusion protein is translated as MIQQRHERKPANFIEEIVEEDLRTNKYGGRVHTRFPPEPNGYLHIGHAKAICIDFGIASKYKGLCNLRFDDTNPTREEQQYIDSTKEDIRWLGFDWGNREYYASDYYGQLYDWAVDLIEKGKAYVDDLSAEQIREFRGTLTAPGKDSPFRNRAVEENLELFRKMRVGEFPDGSKVLRAKIDMSAGNMNMRDPVMYRILRATHHRTGDDWCIYPTYDWAHGQSDSIEGITHSLCSLEFEDHRPLYDWFLENLGVHHPQQIEFSRLNLSYTVTSTRKLRKLVEEGSVSGWDDPRMPTLAGMRRRGYPPESIRDFCEGIGVAKAESVIDIAKLEHFVREYMNKNTTRVMGVLRPLKVVIDNYPENKTEELDAVNNPEDENMGTRKVPFSRVLYIEQDDFREEPPPKYYRLAPGREVRLRYAYFIKCIDVKKDKDGKVVELHCTYDPATRGGDSPDGRKVKATLHWVSVPHAINAEVRLYDRLFTKPAPDEVDSENEDFRANLNANSLEVLTGCKLEPSLTTACAGDTYQFERLGYFCIDPDSTSSSLIFNRTVSLRDTWAKVEKAQEV
- a CDS encoding DUF6144 family protein, whose protein sequence is MTEDFEKTWLGKFSTCIERATSVEIREKIMAGSEVLSDITERKKVADWSKRAMDRLDELVDAEKRVEIMTACSCQFPKADLQGIRKRYEETGDIDLVLDMLQEKFVSFLRNGLDLNADMITDIVERGWGLAGRRAGNKIIATKIPKSTYIMEYLEETDAVKKRAIYCHCPRIRDALRTDLNISPTYCYCGAGYYKGIWEEILQRPVMVELLESVLKGDDVCRIAIHLS